A region of Subdoligranulum variabile DNA encodes the following proteins:
- a CDS encoding GNAT family N-acetyltransferase, whose protein sequence is MQKTPLTIRPATAADLPALAEIYRKARAFMAASGNPTQWGTTDPRPEILRQDIAQGQLFVLCQGNIPHAAFALVPGNDPTYAVIDGAWLSDAPYATIHRLGSDGTCHGVFAAAVAWAAARQPHLRIDTHADNHIMQTLIARAGFCYCGIIHVADGSPRLAYERLPG, encoded by the coding sequence GTGCAAAAGACCCCCCTCACCATCCGCCCCGCCACCGCCGCCGACCTGCCCGCCCTGGCGGAGATCTACCGCAAGGCCCGGGCCTTTATGGCGGCCAGCGGCAACCCCACCCAGTGGGGAACCACCGACCCGCGGCCCGAAATCCTGCGGCAGGACATCGCCCAAGGGCAGCTCTTTGTGCTGTGCCAGGGGAACATCCCCCACGCAGCTTTTGCCCTGGTGCCGGGGAATGACCCCACCTACGCCGTCATCGACGGCGCCTGGCTCAGCGACGCCCCCTACGCCACCATCCACCGGCTGGGCAGCGACGGCACCTGCCACGGCGTCTTTGCGGCGGCCGTGGCCTGGGCGGCGGCGCGGCAGCCCCATCTGCGCATCGACACCCATGCCGACAACCATATCATGCAGACACTCATCGCCCGGGCGGGTTTTTGCTACTGCGGCATCATCCATGTGGCCGACGGCAGCCCGCGCCTGGCCTACGAACGTCTGCCCGGCTAA
- a CDS encoding MATE family efflux transporter, translating to MASTPHPHGGQVDFSTGDVRRGILDVAAPMLVAQVLNLLYNIVDRIYIGKIPGEGTLALAGLGLCFPLVTLITAFANLFGVGGAPLCSIARGQKDEKTAGKIMTNAYFMLVVCGLVLTVVGLVFHKPVLYLFGASDDTYRYAANYLVIYLLGTVFVMTSLGLNPYINSQGFARIGMLTVLLGAAANIVLDPILIYACGLGVRGAAIATVISQGLSAAWVLRFLTGPKTELRLVFRGFRPDWACIRRITALGTSSFVMSFTDSLVQVACNATLRTFGGDLYISVMTVINSVRQIAQTPVMALTDGASPVISYNYGARNVPRVRKAIRFMTQLGFGYTMLIWGLISLFPAGFIMIFNHDPDLLAAAVPSLHIYFFGFVMMAFQFSGQSVFKSLNKPRMAIFFSLLRKAIIVVPLTLLLPHIAGLGVNGVFLAEPISNFIGGLACYITMRCTVMPELKAMETSGASR from the coding sequence ATGGCATCGACTCCCCATCCCCACGGCGGCCAGGTGGATTTTTCCACCGGTGATGTGCGCCGCGGTATCCTGGACGTGGCAGCCCCCATGCTGGTGGCCCAGGTGCTCAATCTGTTGTACAACATTGTGGACCGCATCTATATCGGCAAGATCCCCGGCGAGGGCACCCTGGCCCTGGCGGGGCTGGGTCTGTGTTTCCCTCTCGTGACGCTGATCACGGCCTTCGCCAACCTCTTCGGGGTGGGCGGCGCGCCGCTGTGCTCCATCGCCCGGGGCCAGAAAGACGAAAAAACCGCCGGCAAGATCATGACCAACGCCTACTTCATGCTGGTGGTCTGCGGGCTGGTCCTCACCGTGGTGGGGCTGGTCTTCCATAAGCCGGTGCTCTACCTCTTCGGCGCCAGCGACGACACCTACCGCTACGCCGCCAACTATCTGGTCATCTACCTGCTGGGCACCGTCTTCGTCATGACCTCCCTGGGCCTCAACCCCTACATCAACAGCCAGGGCTTCGCCCGCATCGGCATGCTCACCGTACTGCTGGGCGCCGCCGCCAACATCGTGCTGGACCCCATCCTCATCTACGCCTGCGGCCTGGGGGTGCGGGGCGCTGCCATCGCCACCGTCATCTCCCAGGGGCTGTCCGCCGCCTGGGTGCTGCGGTTCCTCACCGGCCCCAAAACGGAACTGCGCCTGGTGTTCCGGGGTTTTCGCCCCGACTGGGCCTGCATCCGCCGCATCACCGCCCTGGGTACCTCCAGCTTCGTCATGTCCTTCACCGACAGCCTCGTCCAGGTGGCCTGCAATGCCACCCTGCGCACCTTCGGCGGCGACCTCTACATCAGCGTCATGACCGTCATCAACTCGGTGCGCCAGATCGCCCAGACCCCCGTTATGGCCCTCACCGACGGTGCCTCCCCGGTCATCAGCTACAACTACGGCGCCCGCAACGTGCCCCGGGTGCGCAAGGCCATCCGGTTCATGACCCAGCTGGGCTTCGGCTATACCATGCTCATCTGGGGGCTCATTTCGCTCTTCCCGGCGGGCTTCATCATGATCTTCAACCATGACCCTGACCTGCTGGCCGCCGCGGTGCCCTCGCTGCACATCTACTTCTTCGGCTTCGTCATGATGGCCTTCCAGTTCAGCGGCCAGAGCGTCTTCAAATCCCTGAACAAACCCAGGATGGCCATCTTCTTCTCGCTGCTGCGCAAGGCCATCATCGTGGTACCCCTGACCCTGCTGCTGCCCCACATCGCCGGGCTGGGCGTCAACGGCGTCTTCCTGGCGGAACCCATCTCCAACTTCATCGGCGGCCTTGCCTGCTACATCACCATGCGCTGCACCGTCATGCCGGAGCTGAAGGCGATGGAAACATCCGGCGCATCCCGGTAA
- a CDS encoding MarR family winged helix-turn-helix transcriptional regulator, whose product MQHDRHAARYVSKLSNKLRRRIDAFSTRGKMSGSQGRALHFLLAQQDDVFQKDIEDEFSLRPSSATELLKAMEREGLIRREPLPRDARRKRIVVTDKALAYKQAVMADILGLEAELTRDIPPEDLEVFFRVMEQMLRNMH is encoded by the coding sequence ATGCAGCATGACCGCCACGCCGCACGGTATGTGAGCAAGCTGTCCAACAAGCTGCGCCGGCGCATCGACGCCTTTTCCACCCGCGGCAAGATGAGCGGCTCCCAGGGACGGGCGCTGCATTTTCTGCTGGCCCAGCAGGACGACGTCTTCCAGAAGGACATCGAGGACGAGTTCAGCCTGCGGCCCTCTTCCGCCACCGAGCTGCTGAAAGCCATGGAGCGGGAGGGCCTGATCCGCCGGGAACCCCTGCCCCGGGATGCCCGCCGCAAGCGCATCGTGGTCACCGACAAGGCCCTGGCCTACAAGCAGGCCGTCATGGCCGACATCCTGGGTCTGGAAGCGGAACTGACCCGGGATATTCCCCCCGAGGACCTGGAGGTCTTTTTCCGGGTCATGGAGCAGATGCTCCGCAATATGCACTGA
- the sdaAB gene encoding L-serine ammonia-lyase, iron-sulfur-dependent subunit beta — MNVFDIIGPVMIGPSSSHTAGAARIGHIARQLLQDEPAAAQIVLYGSFAKTYKGHGTDKALIAGILGMEPDDARLRLSPQIAREQGLEVTLSTGELAEGHPNTALLTLTGRKGGTITVRGSSIGGGNIVIDAINGMAVRISGQHPSLIVQHRDRPGVIAEVTDLLADRGVNICNFSLSRRQKGGVAVMTIEMDGGLDEALAARVRALPDVMLCVTLLP; from the coding sequence ATGAACGTATTCGACATCATCGGGCCGGTCATGATCGGCCCTTCCAGCAGCCACACGGCGGGGGCGGCGCGCATCGGGCACATCGCCCGGCAGCTGCTCCAGGACGAACCGGCCGCCGCCCAGATCGTGCTCTACGGCAGCTTTGCCAAGACCTACAAGGGCCACGGCACCGACAAGGCTCTCATCGCCGGCATTCTGGGCATGGAACCGGACGACGCCCGGCTCCGCCTTTCCCCTCAGATTGCCCGGGAACAGGGGCTGGAAGTGACCCTCTCCACCGGGGAGCTGGCCGAAGGCCACCCCAACACCGCCCTGCTCACCCTCACCGGCCGCAAGGGCGGTACCATCACGGTGCGGGGATCCAGCATCGGCGGGGGCAACATCGTCATCGACGCCATCAACGGCATGGCAGTGCGCATCAGCGGTCAGCATCCCAGCCTCATCGTCCAGCACCGGGACCGTCCCGGCGTCATTGCCGAAGTCACCGACCTGCTGGCCGACCGGGGGGTCAACATCTGCAACTTTTCCCTCTCCCGCCGGCAGAAAGGCGGGGTGGCCGTCATGACCATCGAGATGGACGGCGGTCTGGACGAAGCCCTGGCCGCCCGGGTGCGGGCCCTGCCCGACGTGATGCTCTGCGTCACGCTGCTGCCCTGA
- a CDS encoding right-handed parallel beta-helix repeat-containing protein, translating into MKRRSGKIFAATLALLVCLNAMPLGALAAETTAGAPETEQTEEVESLTETDESLPKEGDGQTVGQAGDGEQEEDKTDVTTGDEETEDKTDVTTGDGETEDKTDVTTGAGETEDKTNVTTGDEETEDTTDITTDDEPEDVPDAQENGTPSKASRVAPAAGVQVLDETETVVYYVNGLDGNDTTNNGTSEDTAFATLAKAVTTAKDGDTIKLLSDITVTEQARITGKQLTITSGGDQIYTITRGEKMVTTSDRSRSWYNPAMIEATDKGTVTLQNVTLSDAGLHTCVDGNGAVIPTSYVMQAKDKNNPDDPGAKDFDNRQCVQDAMIAAYGEGASIILGDKATLKDYGGMSAVRANDGATITMQDGSVICDEAVTDRTKGKEKEETGAAGAVWLQSATFTMEQGAKITNLVGRAVYNEHGTANIDGEISDITNDKDIWNSFDGIAVHVRDSGTANLLEHSLITKINAQNETVNYASAVSLCAYDTSVTMKNGALISDVTGTAITVNGDTDAKATPDDISLNVEGEITGVTGWSALRLNGSDGLKCTIGEYADIHGNTTVYGVFYVQGSGINIDLYGQVHNNNQGIYMFANFGGQTLTMHDGAAITENDGDGVIVRRGTFTMLGGTISKNGGSGVNVETGSVFDMQGGTVSENQNAGIAFTSNKGWTTTEYPRVTLTKGTISGNTMKIDGSNPASVDLVVKTTKDPSKNDSTESAYSSVKRYMQISSSPEMVISNGNIYLQRYGITLERPAGDVKFGNTSDEAIKVIQASAQTQGWGDVLAALWVHSDSQKAALNLSKPTTMQTGMHAYLAVIPVNEEGLPEEDATVTFYGVASQSDKLLATVAGDNPNGYAVALVQPTADYGTMTITVPEQVNSTSKDAETNSYTIPGEATYTMSDSLKAMAAVETSEFTNITLTVNLDPTLSVDTKNVTLTSNILTAKEVKYSGGTLTVTCGTKTGWEEADNLVSTLKWTATLDENDFENGKTLVTTGNLSAELADTTEIYVPSTAGVTKLLTVVEVTPVDITVYMGGKEGYEGAVIENGEIKGSQSLPEPGFEVKLPDGVKVENLLFKDSTSTKTWKLQTYDGGTDSEGIYKIVPQGDKQDPLRVQFTNADNEIVISDMFDVGAAVNQTFTMEIYKGTVGAVLATDTTDPNGNSYTVISNTGKLHVRGTTGNVHYGSKIAENAQAPAGESAVKVADGTTFTINGSDVLAKADAVQLLFDDVINTTPTQQDRLIQLAQRADTVLGAPATGKVRNFTAKYLDLVDTSNGNAWVKASNKVTVCWPYPEGTDQDTEFTVLHFKDLHRDMAAGEVSGDIATSEVETMTGIVKTATHIEFQTDEFSPFALVWYTDKPAGDSKDDNEESSSSSTTIQTTQTTTASASAAAPAAAPAAVIPQTSDDSQPALWAGLLVFSGAALTALYLLKRRKQNREQ; encoded by the coding sequence ATGAAAAGACGAAGCGGAAAAATTTTTGCGGCCACATTGGCGCTGCTGGTCTGCCTGAATGCCATGCCATTGGGCGCACTGGCAGCGGAGACCACTGCGGGTGCGCCGGAAACGGAGCAGACGGAGGAAGTCGAATCCCTCACGGAAACGGATGAAAGTCTGCCCAAGGAAGGCGACGGGCAGACTGTCGGCCAGGCTGGCGATGGCGAGCAGGAGGAAGACAAGACTGACGTCACCACTGGCGACGAGGAAACCGAAGACAAAACTGACGTCACCACCGGCGACGGGGAAACCGAAGACAAAACTGACGTCACCACCGGCGCCGGGGAAACCGAAGACAAGACCAACGTCACCACCGGCGACGAGGAAACGGAAGACACGACCGACATCACCACCGATGACGAGCCTGAAGATGTGCCAGATGCCCAAGAAAACGGCACACCGAGCAAGGCGAGTCGAGTGGCTCCTGCTGCTGGCGTGCAGGTGCTCGATGAAACCGAAACCGTGGTGTACTATGTCAATGGTTTGGACGGCAACGATACTACTAACAACGGCACCAGTGAGGACACAGCGTTCGCAACGCTGGCAAAAGCGGTGACAACTGCAAAGGATGGCGATACGATTAAATTGCTGTCTGATATCACGGTGACCGAGCAGGCACGTATTACCGGAAAACAGTTGACCATCACCAGCGGGGGCGACCAAATTTATACAATTACCCGCGGGGAAAAGATGGTCACGACTTCTGATAGATCCCGTAGCTGGTATAATCCGGCTATGATCGAAGCCACGGATAAAGGTACCGTGACATTGCAAAATGTGACACTGAGCGACGCTGGACTGCATACGTGTGTGGATGGAAACGGTGCTGTGATTCCCACTTCCTACGTTATGCAGGCAAAAGACAAAAACAATCCGGATGATCCAGGGGCAAAAGACTTCGACAACCGTCAATGTGTACAGGACGCCATGATCGCTGCATACGGTGAAGGTGCGTCAATCATTCTGGGCGACAAAGCTACACTGAAAGACTATGGCGGCATGTCCGCAGTGCGGGCAAATGACGGTGCTACGATCACGATGCAAGACGGTTCGGTCATTTGTGATGAAGCGGTAACGGATCGAACGAAAGGTAAAGAGAAGGAAGAAACCGGTGCTGCCGGTGCCGTTTGGCTGCAGTCTGCTACCTTTACGATGGAGCAGGGGGCAAAGATTACGAACCTTGTCGGCAGGGCAGTGTATAACGAACACGGAACAGCTAATATCGACGGCGAAATCAGTGATATCACCAATGATAAGGATATATGGAACTCGTTTGATGGTATTGCTGTTCATGTCCGTGATAGTGGAACGGCTAACCTGTTGGAGCATTCGTTGATTACGAAGATTAACGCTCAAAATGAAACCGTAAACTATGCGAGTGCCGTTTCTTTGTGTGCATATGATACTTCGGTAACGATGAAAAATGGCGCTCTCATTTCCGATGTGACAGGTACGGCAATCACCGTTAACGGAGACACCGACGCAAAGGCCACTCCGGATGATATTTCTCTGAATGTGGAGGGCGAAATTACTGGGGTGACTGGTTGGAGTGCATTGCGGCTGAACGGATCCGACGGCCTGAAATGCACAATCGGGGAGTATGCTGATATTCACGGCAACACAACGGTATATGGTGTCTTCTATGTGCAGGGCTCTGGCATCAACATCGACCTCTATGGCCAAGTGCATAACAATAATCAGGGCATCTATATGTTTGCCAATTTTGGCGGACAAACATTGACGATGCACGACGGTGCCGCAATCACGGAAAATGACGGCGACGGTGTCATTGTTCGGCGCGGTACGTTCACCATGCTCGGCGGTACGATTTCCAAGAATGGTGGCAGCGGTGTAAACGTGGAAACTGGCAGCGTATTCGATATGCAAGGCGGAACCGTTTCAGAAAACCAGAATGCAGGCATTGCGTTTACATCCAATAAAGGCTGGACAACCACAGAATATCCTCGCGTAACACTAACCAAGGGTACCATTTCCGGCAACACGATGAAGATTGATGGCAGTAACCCTGCGTCTGTAGATTTGGTGGTTAAAACAACAAAGGATCCTAGCAAAAACGATAGTACCGAATCAGCGTATAGCAGCGTGAAGCGCTATATGCAGATCTCTAGTAGTCCCGAGATGGTTATCTCCAATGGGAATATTTATCTGCAAAGATATGGTATCACCCTTGAACGCCCTGCAGGTGACGTGAAATTTGGCAACACCTCAGATGAAGCTATTAAAGTAATACAGGCATCCGCACAGACCCAGGGATGGGGTGACGTACTCGCAGCGCTGTGGGTACATAGCGACAGCCAGAAGGCTGCTTTGAACCTGAGCAAGCCGACCACTATGCAAACGGGCATGCATGCCTATTTGGCTGTGATACCGGTGAACGAGGAGGGCCTTCCTGAGGAGGACGCCACGGTTACGTTCTACGGCGTTGCTTCACAGAGCGACAAACTGCTTGCTACTGTGGCTGGCGACAATCCAAACGGGTATGCCGTGGCGCTGGTGCAACCCACTGCGGATTACGGCACAATGACGATCACCGTGCCTGAGCAGGTGAACTCCACCAGCAAAGATGCGGAGACCAACTCTTATACAATCCCCGGCGAAGCCACCTATACTATGAGCGATAGTTTGAAAGCAATGGCCGCTGTGGAGACAAGTGAATTTACCAACATCACACTCACGGTGAATTTGGACCCTACTTTGTCTGTGGATACGAAAAACGTGACTCTGACCAGTAATATTTTGACGGCCAAAGAGGTAAAATACAGCGGCGGAACGCTAACCGTAACCTGTGGCACCAAAACTGGCTGGGAAGAGGCGGATAATCTCGTTTCAACCCTGAAGTGGACAGCAACTTTGGATGAAAATGACTTCGAAAATGGTAAAACGCTAGTAACCACGGGCAACCTGAGCGCGGAATTGGCCGACACAACGGAAATTTATGTTCCTTCGACGGCAGGTGTGACGAAGCTTCTTACCGTTGTGGAGGTAACGCCGGTTGATATTACTGTCTACATGGGCGGTAAAGAAGGCTACGAGGGCGCTGTTATAGAAAATGGTGAAATCAAGGGGAGCCAGTCCCTGCCGGAGCCCGGCTTCGAGGTGAAACTCCCGGATGGTGTGAAAGTGGAAAACCTGTTGTTTAAGGATTCCACCTCCACCAAGACCTGGAAATTGCAGACTTACGATGGTGGCACTGATAGTGAAGGTATCTACAAAATTGTACCTCAGGGTGACAAACAGGATCCTCTTCGTGTACAGTTTACTAATGCTGACAATGAGATAGTTATCAGTGATATGTTTGACGTGGGCGCTGCAGTCAACCAGACATTTACCATGGAAATCTATAAGGGAACTGTTGGCGCAGTACTGGCTACGGATACAACTGATCCGAATGGAAATTCGTATACGGTGATTAGCAATACAGGCAAACTTCATGTCCGCGGCACCACCGGCAACGTGCATTACGGCAGCAAGATTGCCGAGAATGCCCAGGCTCCGGCCGGCGAGTCCGCCGTCAAGGTGGCCGACGGCACCACTTTCACCATCAATGGCTCCGACGTTTTGGCAAAAGCCGATGCCGTCCAGCTGCTGTTTGACGACGTGATCAACACCACTCCGACACAGCAGGACCGTCTGATCCAGCTGGCACAGCGTGCCGACACGGTGCTGGGGGCTCCGGCCACGGGCAAGGTGCGCAATTTTACCGCCAAGTATCTGGACCTGGTGGATACCTCCAACGGCAACGCCTGGGTCAAGGCTTCCAACAAGGTGACGGTTTGCTGGCCGTACCCGGAAGGAACCGACCAGGATACCGAATTCACCGTGCTGCATTTCAAGGACCTGCATCGCGATATGGCAGCCGGTGAGGTCAGCGGCGATATCGCAACCTCCGAAGTGGAGACCATGACCGGCATCGTCAAGACGGCCACCCATATCGAGTTCCAGACGGACGAGTTCTCGCCCTTTGCCCTGGTATGGTATACGGATAAGCCGGCCGGTGATTCCAAGGATGACAATGAGGAGAGCTCCTCTTCCTCCACGACGATTCAGACGACCCAGACAACGACGGCGTCTGCGTCTGCCGCAGCACCTGCGGCTGCTCCTGCAGCTGTGATCCCCCAGACCAGCGATGATTCTCAGCCTGCCCTGTGGGCCGGCCTGCTGGTCTTCTCGGGTGCCGCGCTGACGGCGCTGTATCTGCTGAAGCGGCGTAAACAGAATCGTGAACAGTAA
- a CDS encoding tyrosine-type recombinase/integrase: MLTAARNTHKERLLMVLQTLASTGIRVSELQFITVEAVRQGHATVHCKGKCREIFLPRDLCRKLLNWCRAQGRTSGAVFVTAGGRPLDRSNLWHEMKALCKQAGVACKKVFPHNLRHLFARAFYKLEKNLSKLADLLGHSSIETTRLYIVESGREHQRLIDKMHLLL, translated from the coding sequence CTGCTGACGGCCGCGCGCAATACACACAAAGAGCGGCTGCTGATGGTACTGCAGACGCTGGCTTCCACAGGGATCCGGGTGTCGGAACTGCAGTTCATTACGGTGGAGGCGGTGCGGCAGGGACATGCTACGGTGCACTGCAAAGGCAAATGCCGCGAGATTTTCCTGCCGCGGGATCTGTGCCGCAAGCTGCTAAACTGGTGCCGGGCCCAGGGCAGAACCTCCGGCGCGGTGTTCGTGACAGCGGGAGGCCGTCCGCTGGACCGCTCCAACCTTTGGCACGAAATGAAAGCCCTGTGCAAACAGGCCGGTGTTGCGTGCAAAAAAGTATTCCCGCACAATCTCAGGCATCTGTTCGCCAGGGCTTTTTACAAACTGGAAAAGAATCTTTCCAAGCTGGCGGATCTGCTGGGACATTCCAGCATCGAAACCACCCGCCTGTATATCGTGGAAAGCGGCAGGGAACATCAACGTCTTATCGATAAAATGCATCTGCTGCTGTAA
- the sdaAA gene encoding L-serine ammonia-lyase, iron-sulfur-dependent, subunit alpha, with product MPEELNYHSLAGLVRAAETAAQPLSALVLRQQAAQLEQTEAEVFHRMEENFRVMAACIEPGCDPDLRSTSGLTGGDAAKMRRRVEAGQNLTGPVLGGALYRALAVSELNAAMGRIVAAPTAGSCGILPAVLLTMQERGAAEHDCVMSMFTASAVGMVIAENACLAGAQGGCQAECGSAAAMAAAALVELSGGTPRMLDDAVAIALKSQLGLVCDPVAGLVEIPCIKRNAAGAAIAFMAAELALAGIGSRIPADEVIVAMRRVGNAMSPALKETAEGGLAATPTACRLRKQVFG from the coding sequence ATGCCGGAAGAACTGAACTATCATTCCCTGGCCGGGCTGGTCCGGGCCGCCGAAACCGCCGCCCAGCCCCTGTCGGCCCTGGTGCTGCGCCAGCAGGCCGCCCAGCTGGAACAGACCGAGGCGGAAGTTTTCCACCGCATGGAGGAAAACTTCCGGGTCATGGCCGCCTGCATTGAGCCGGGCTGCGACCCCGACCTGCGGTCCACCAGCGGCCTCACCGGCGGGGATGCCGCCAAGATGCGCCGCCGGGTGGAGGCGGGGCAGAACCTCACCGGCCCGGTGCTGGGCGGGGCGCTCTACCGCGCCCTGGCCGTCAGCGAGCTGAACGCCGCCATGGGCCGCATTGTGGCGGCCCCCACGGCCGGCAGCTGCGGCATCCTGCCCGCCGTGCTGCTGACCATGCAGGAGCGGGGCGCCGCCGAGCACGACTGTGTCATGAGCATGTTCACCGCCAGCGCCGTGGGAATGGTCATTGCGGAGAACGCCTGCCTGGCCGGGGCCCAGGGAGGCTGCCAGGCGGAGTGTGGCAGCGCCGCCGCTATGGCGGCCGCCGCCCTGGTGGAGCTTTCGGGGGGCACGCCCCGGATGCTGGACGACGCGGTGGCCATCGCCCTCAAGAGCCAGCTGGGACTGGTCTGCGACCCGGTGGCGGGGCTGGTGGAGATCCCCTGCATCAAACGCAACGCCGCCGGGGCGGCCATCGCCTTTATGGCGGCGGAGCTGGCGCTGGCGGGCATCGGCAGCCGCATCCCCGCCGACGAGGTCATTGTGGCCATGCGCCGGGTGGGCAACGCCATGTCCCCCGCCCTGAAGGAGACCGCCGAGGGTGGCCTTGCCGCCACCCCCACCGCCTGCCGCCTGCGCAAACAGGTGTTCGGCTGA